Proteins from a genomic interval of Gadus morhua chromosome 21, gadMor3.0, whole genome shotgun sequence:
- the serac1 gene encoding protein SERAC1 — protein sequence MSVAALRMIRCRRLSTTGSGARRVLPWKHMKKIAKVTSAVVLGGCVFITYEMLALDKALTLNTQAAQQERYQSFIYLKTNPSNERESTAKEITQKTRKELHKVARKFMEISSRILLQPLDEHFSHLDVDPHEVALWVLLKRTRSDSLDVRLHAVQELAENHHWHDYQYQTAAQVLDQRAAVGLARTPQVDRRFFLSPPTLPDKENGVSVEDELRQLLASLPQSEVDQCVQYFTSLALRESSQSLAAQRGGLWCFGGNGLPYAQSLTSVPSEKVESFCLQALVQHSKVQSHCDHIVAHGGLQLLQRVFQLRKDSLKIQRNVVRIVGNLALNERVHQAIVQSGWVSVLAEMMQSPHVMQAAHAARALANLDRETVTEKYQDGVYILHPQARSDQPIKADVLFVHGLLGAAFKTWRQKDCDGSKEEAGSREDYTECWPQSWLAADCPNLRVLSVEYDSHLSDWRAKCPAENQRKSLASRSRELLKKLKSAGVGERPVVWVAHSMGGLLVKKMLLDAAEDPEMQGLLRNTKGIVFYSVPHRGTYMAEYSVSVRYLLFPSVEVRELCKDSPALCDLNENFLTMAREREYKVLSFAETMPTTIGPMIKLLVVPPQSADLGIGDLIQVDTDHLNICKPERKDSFLYKRSLLFIQEALHNCLSH from the exons ATGTCCGTGGCTGCCCTGCGCATGATCCGCTGTCGGAGGCTCAGCACCACAGGATCGGGGGCCAGGAGAGTTCTGCCATGGAAGCACATGA AGAAGATTGCTAAAGTGACAAGCGCAGTGGTACTGGG AGGCTGCGTATTCATCACGTATGAGATGCTGGCGCTGGACAAGGCCTTGACCCTCAACACGCAGGCCGCCCAACAGGAGAGATACCAGTCCTTCATTTACCTGAAGACCAACCCCTCCAACGAGCGGGAGAGCACTGCCAAAG AGATCACCCAGAAAACGAGGAAAGAGCTTCATAAAGTAGCCAGGAAGTTCATGGAGATCTCTTCCAGGATCTTGCTGCAACCACTAGATG AGCACTTCAGCCACCTGGACGTGGACCCCCACGAGGTGGCCCTGTGGGTCCTGCTGAAGAGGACGCGGTCCGACTCTCTGGACGTGAGGCTCCACGCGGTCCAGGAGCTGGCGGAGAACCACCACTGGCACG ACTACCAATACCAGACAGCCGCCCAGGTCCTGGACCAGCGCGCGGCCGTTGGATTGGCCCGGACCCCCCAGGTGGACCGGCGCTTCTTCCTGTCCCCGCCGACGCTGCCAGACAAGGAGAAT GGCGTCTCCGTGGAGGACGAGCTGAGGCAGCTGCTggcctccctcccccagtcTGAGGTGGACCAGTGTGTCCAGTACTTCACCTCTCTCGCCCTGCGAGAGAGCAGCCAGTCGCTGGCGGCCCAGCGG GGCGGTCTGTGGTGCTTCGGTGGTAACGGGCTCCCCTACGCCCAGAGCCTCACCTCCGTCCCCTCGGAGAAGGTGGAGTCCTTCTGTCTGCAGGCCCTGGTGCAGCACTCGAAG GTCCAGAGCCACTGCGACCACATCGTGGCCCACGGCGGCCTTCAGCTCCTGCAGAGGGTCTTCCAGCTCCGCAAGGACTCCCTGAAGATCCAGAGGAACGTCGTGAGGATCGTGGGGAACCTGGCGCTGAACGAGCGCGTGCACCAGGCCATCGTCCAGTCCG GCTGGGTGTCGGTGCTGGCTGAGATGATGCAGTCGCCTCACGTGATGCAGGCCGCGCACGCGGCCCGCGCCCTGGCCAACCTGGACCGGGAGACGGTGACGGAGAAGTACCAGGACGGCGTCTACATCCTCCACCCGCAGGCGCGCAGCGA CCAGCCAATCAAAGCGGACGTGCTGTTCGTCCATGGGCTCCTGGGAGCGGCGTTCAAGACGTGGCGACAGAAGGACTGCGACGgctccaaggaggaagcagGAAGTAGGGAGGACTACACCGAGTGCTGGCCTCAG TCGTGGCTGGCCGCAGACTGTCCAAACCTCCGGGTGCTGTCGGTGGAGTACGACTCCCACCTCAGCGACTGGAGGGCCAAATGCCCCGCGGAGAACCAGAG GAAGTCGCTGGCCTCCAGGAGTCGAGAGCTGCTGAAGAAGCTGAAGTCTGCCGGCGTGGGGGAGAGGCCGGTGGTGTGGGTGGCCCACAGCATGGGAG gcCTGCTGGTGAAGAAGATGCTCCTGGATGCGGCGGAGGACCCTGAGATGCAAGGTCTGCTGAGGAACACCAAGGGCATCGTGTTCTACAGCGTGCCGCACCGAGGCACCTACATGGCCGAGTACTCGGTCAGCGTGCGCTACCTGCTCTTCCCCTCCGTGGAGGTGCGGGAGCTCTGTAAAG ACTCGCCGGCCCTCTGTGACCTCAACGAGAACTTCCTGACCATGGCCAGGGAGCGGGAGTACAAGGTGCTGAGCTTCGCCGAGACGATGCCCACCACCATCGGCCCCATGATCAAGCTTCTGGTGGTGCCACCGCAGTCAGCTG aCCTCGGCATCGGGGACCTCATCCAGGTGGACACGGACCACCTGAACATCTGCAAGCCGGAGAGGAAGGACTCGTTCCTCTACAAGCGCAGCCTCCTTTTCATCCAGGAGGCGCTGCACAATTGCCTCAGCCACTGA
- the LOC115534094 gene encoding E3 ubiquitin-protein ligase TRIM39 codes for MASANTSWSEEDFSCSICLDVFSSPVTTPCGHNFCRTCITKFWDEQVKYKCPVCNQIFDTKPDPQVNTLLSELAAQFRTTVRVKEQPCVEPAEVPCDVCTGTQLKAMKSCLECLISYCQTHLEPHQRVTVLKKHRLVEPMDRLEDRMCKKHDRLLELFCLTEQVCVCLLCTVTDHKSHPVVPLKEEYEVKMAQLGKIEAEVPQMIQERKQKIKEVKDRVELSNKDADREIAIGGQVFTALIGCVEKCRDEFNQTVQEKLKSTEKQAEDLIKELEQEIEDLTNRCSEVTQLSHTKDLLHFLQTFRSLKDPPPTRDWTTVEVRPPSYVGTLRRSLDQLEETLNMEMKKRDDDAELKRVQQYEVDVTLDPDTANGWLILSEDGKQVHDGGVGKRLPDNPKRFTNYKCVLTRQSFSSGRFYFEVQVKDKTIWLLGVVRESIDRKRGTTWTPETGYWTLYYYKDGLVFRDNPDVRLPLRAGLQKVGVFVDYDEGVVSFYDVEARVHLYSATGCTFSEPLYPILYPGPRDYGGNNSAPLIISPVNQTD; via the coding sequence atggcctctgctaacacttcctggtctgaggaggacttttcatgttccatctgtctggatgtgttcagcagcccggttaccacaccatgtggacacaacttctgcagaacctgtattacaaagttctgggatgaacaagtcaagtacaaatgtcctgtttgcaaccaGATTTTCGACACAAAACCTGATCCACAGGTCAACaccctcttatcagagctggctgctcagtttagaacaaccgtacgagttaaagagcagccttgtgttgaaccagcagaagttcctTGTGatgtctgtactgggacccagctgaaagCCATGAAGTCCTGCCTAGAATGTCTTATCTCTTACTGCCAGACCCatctggagccacatcagagagtcacagtcctgaagaaacatcggctggtcgagccaatggaccgtctggaagacaggatgtgtaagaaacacgaccgacttctggagctcttctgcctgactgaacaggtgtgtgtgtgtctgttgtgcacagtgacagaccacaagtcccatcctgttgtacctctgaaggaggaatatgaagtgaagatggcccagctggggaagatagaggctgaagttccacagatgatccaggagaggaaacaaaagattaaggagGTCAAAGACAGAGTAGAACTGAGTAACaaagatgcagacagagagatagccattggtgggcaggtcttcactgctctgataggctgtgttgaaaagtgccgggatgaattcaaccaaacggttcaagagaaactgaaatccacagagaaacaagctgaagacctcatcaaagagctggagcaggaaatagaagatctgaccaatagatgcTCAGAGGTGacgcagctctcacacactaaagacctcctccacttcctccagaccttcagatccctgaaggatcctccacccaccagggactggaccacggtggaggtccgtcctccgtcatacgtagggaccttgaggagatccctggatcagctggaggagacactgaacatggagatgaagaagcgtgatgatgatgctgaactgaagagggtccagcagtatgaagtagatgtgactctggatcctgatacagctaaTGGCtggctcatcctgtctgaggatggcaAACaggtacatgatggaggtgtagggaagagactcccagacaaccctaagagatttacaaatTATAAatgtgttctcacgaggcagagcttctcctcagggagattttactttgaggtacaggttaaagacaagactatTTGGTTGTTAGGAGTggtcagagagtccatcgacagaaaaaGAGGGACCACgtggacccctgagacgggttactggactctttacTACTACAAGGATGGGTTGGTGTTTAGAGATAACCctgatgtccgtctccctctgagagctgggctccagaaggtgggggtgtttgttgattatgatgagggtgtggtctccttctatgatgtggaagccagggtccatctctactctgctactggctgcaccttcagtgagcctctctatccaatcctgTACCCAGGTCCCCGTGATTATGGAGgtaacaactctgcccccctgatcatctcacctgtcaatcaaacagactag
- the LOC115534095 gene encoding zinc finger protein RFP translates to MDRLEDRMCKKHDRLLELFCPTEQVCVCLLCTVTDHKSHPVVPLKEEYEVKTAQLGKMEAEVPQMIQERKQKIKEVKDRVELSNKDADREIADGGQVFTALIVCVEKCRDEFNQTVQEKLKSTEKQAEDLIKELEQEIEDLTNRCSEVKQLSHTEDHLHFLQTFRSLKDPPPTRDWTTVEVRPPSYVGTLRRSLDQLEETLNMEMKKLPDDAELKRIQKYEVDVTLDPDTAHPHLILSENGKQVNDGDVRKVLPDNP, encoded by the coding sequence atggaccgtctggaagacaggatgtgtaagaaacacgatcgacttctggagctcttctgcccgactgaacaggtgtgtgtgtgtctgttgtgcacagtgacagaccacaagtcccatcctgttgtacctctgaaggaggaatatgaagtgaagacggcccagctggggaagatggaggctgaagttccacagatgatccaggagaggaaacaaaagattaaggagGTCAAAGACAGAGTAGAACTGAGCAACaaagatgcagacagagagatagctgatggtgggcaggtcttcactgctctgatagtctgtgttgaaaagtgccgggatgaattcaaccaaacggttcaagagaaactgaaatccacagagaaacaagctgaagacctcatcaaagagctggagcaggaaatagaagatctgaccaatagatgctcagaggtgaagcagctctcacacactgaagaccacctccacttcctccagaccttcagatccctgaaggatcctccacccaccagggactggaccacggtggaggtccgtcctccgtcatacgtagggaccttgaggagatccctggatcagctggaggagacactgaacatggagatgaagaagctgcctgatgatgctgaactgaagaggatccagaagtatgaagtagatgtgactctggatcctgatacagctcatccccatctcatcctgtctgagaaTGGGAAACAAGTTAATGATGGAGATGTGAGGAAggtactcccagacaacccttaG